One window from the genome of Kluyveromyces marxianus DMKU3-1042 DNA, complete genome, chromosome 3 encodes:
- the RPL12B gene encoding 60S ribosomal protein uL11: MPPKFDPNEVKYLYLRAVGGEVGASAALAPKIGPLGLSPKKVGEDIAKATKDFKGIKVTVQLKIQNRQATASVVPSASSLVITALKEPPRDRKKDKNVKHSGNLQLEDIIEIAKQMREKSFGKNLASVTKEILGTAQSVGCRVNYKNPHDIIEAINAGEIEIPEN, encoded by the coding sequence ATGCCTCCAAAGTTTGATCCAAATGAAGTTAAGTACTTGTACTTGAGAGCTGTCGGTGGTGAAGTTGGTGCTTCCGCTGCCTTGGCTCCAAAGATTGGTCCTTTGGGTTTGTCCCCAAAGAAGGTCGGTGAAGATATCGCCAAGGCCACCAAGGACTTCAAGGGTATCAAGGTTACCGTTCAATTGAAGATCCAAAACAGACAAGCTACTGCTTCTGTTGTCCcatctgcttcttctttggttaTTACTGCCTTGAAGGAACCACCAAGAGACagaaagaaggacaagaacGTCAAGCACAGTGGTAACTTGCAATTGGAAGACATCATCGAAATTGCTAAGCAAATGAGAGAAAAGTCTTTCGGTAAGAACTTGGCTTCCGTCACTAAGGAAATCTTGGGTACTGCTCAATCCGTCGGCTGTCGTGTCAACTACAAGAACCCACACGACATCATCGAAGCTATCAACGCTggtgaaattgaaattccAGAAAACTAA